One stretch of Corallococcus soli DNA includes these proteins:
- the hisG gene encoding ATP phosphoribosyltransferase yields MLKIALPNKGRLSEEVRELFNDAGLEVRGRGERALTASLGGEFEAIFVRAQDIPEFVADGAAQAGVTGWDLVNEAGRTLESLMDLEFGRCRLVVAARDESGITRVEDVKDGMRVASCFPRLTQGYFQQRGQRVTVVPVSGAAEIAPHLGIADIVVDLTSTGSTLKMNGLREVSTVLESSARLVAYPGNGADARRSLEELTQALSSVLAARGRRYLMANVPKASLAQVREVLPGLNGPTVVDVMDGGSFVAVHAVVSSRTIYRTVNALKALGGQGILVTRIERLMA; encoded by the coding sequence ATGTTGAAGATTGCCCTGCCCAACAAAGGCCGTCTGTCCGAGGAAGTGCGCGAGCTGTTCAACGACGCGGGCCTGGAGGTCCGCGGCCGTGGCGAGCGGGCCCTCACCGCGTCCCTGGGCGGCGAGTTCGAGGCCATCTTCGTCCGTGCCCAGGACATCCCGGAGTTCGTCGCGGACGGCGCGGCGCAGGCGGGCGTCACCGGCTGGGACCTGGTCAACGAGGCGGGCCGCACGCTGGAGTCGCTGATGGACCTGGAGTTCGGCCGCTGCCGGCTGGTGGTGGCCGCGCGCGACGAGAGCGGCATCACCCGCGTGGAGGACGTGAAGGACGGGATGCGGGTGGCGTCCTGCTTCCCCCGGCTGACGCAGGGCTACTTCCAGCAGCGGGGCCAGCGGGTGACGGTGGTGCCGGTGAGCGGCGCGGCGGAGATCGCCCCGCACCTGGGCATCGCGGACATCGTGGTGGACCTCACCTCCACGGGCTCCACGCTGAAGATGAACGGCCTGCGCGAGGTGTCCACGGTGCTGGAGTCCAGCGCCCGGCTGGTGGCGTATCCCGGCAACGGCGCGGACGCGCGGCGCTCCCTGGAGGAGCTGACCCAGGCGCTGTCGTCGGTGCTGGCGGCGAGGGGCCGGCGCTACCTGATGGCCAACGTGCCCAAGGCGTCCCTGGCGCAGGTGCGCGAGGTGCTGCCCGGCCTCAACGGCCCCACGGTGGTGGACGTGATGGACGGGGGCAGCTTCGTCGCGGTGCACGCGGTGGTGTCGTCTCGCACCATCTACCGCACGGTGAACGCCCTGAAGGCCCTGGGCGGGCAGGGCATCCTCGTCACGCGCATCGAGAGGTTGATGGCATGA
- the hisD gene encoding histidinol dehydrogenase: MSAPVLKYQGALAALTSEARRRLLERGGAECDTQVAARVQAIIARVREEGDRALFDFARQFDRVELEALEVPRARWDAALESLPSGVRAALERAARNIARAHAAQRPLAMEVETEPGVVVGRRPDPLGRVGVYAPGGRAVYPSSVLMGVVPAKVAGVGETIVCSPPGPDGLPSAGVLAAAALAGADRVFALGGAGAVAALAYGTRSVPRVDRIVGPGNAYVAAAKLQVVDAVAIDAPAGPSEILIVADGSARPDAVARELLAQAEHDPEACCVALVLGAPLAQEVRDAVERQARAAKRGDIVLSALGSRGAVLRIDSLEEAWPFVAEFAPEHLLIATATAEDDLSKVRNAGTVFVGQRASVAFGDYLTGANHVLPTAGLARAYSGLSVLDFYRWTTWQRVTPEAAAAMADDVGALADSEGLFAHADAARAWRLP, from the coding sequence ATGAGCGCCCCCGTCCTGAAGTACCAGGGCGCCCTGGCCGCCCTGACGTCCGAAGCGCGGCGCCGGCTGCTGGAGCGCGGCGGCGCGGAGTGCGACACGCAGGTGGCCGCCCGCGTCCAGGCGATCATCGCCCGGGTGCGCGAGGAGGGGGACCGGGCCCTGTTCGACTTCGCGCGCCAGTTCGACCGCGTGGAGCTGGAGGCCCTGGAGGTGCCCCGCGCGCGGTGGGACGCGGCGCTGGAGTCGCTTCCTTCCGGGGTGCGCGCGGCGCTGGAGCGCGCGGCGCGCAACATCGCCCGGGCCCACGCGGCGCAGCGGCCCCTGGCGATGGAGGTGGAGACGGAGCCCGGCGTGGTGGTGGGCCGGCGGCCGGATCCGCTGGGCCGGGTGGGGGTGTACGCGCCCGGCGGCCGGGCGGTGTACCCAAGCAGCGTGCTGATGGGCGTGGTGCCCGCGAAGGTGGCGGGGGTGGGGGAGACCATCGTCTGCTCGCCGCCGGGGCCGGACGGACTGCCGAGCGCGGGGGTGCTCGCGGCGGCGGCGCTGGCGGGAGCGGATCGCGTCTTCGCGCTGGGCGGGGCGGGCGCGGTGGCGGCGCTGGCATATGGGACCCGGAGCGTGCCCCGGGTGGACCGCATCGTCGGGCCGGGCAATGCGTACGTCGCGGCGGCCAAGCTCCAGGTGGTGGACGCGGTCGCCATCGACGCGCCGGCGGGGCCCAGCGAAATCCTCATCGTCGCCGACGGCAGCGCCCGTCCGGATGCGGTGGCGCGCGAGCTGCTGGCCCAGGCGGAGCATGATCCGGAGGCGTGCTGCGTGGCGCTGGTGCTGGGCGCGCCGCTCGCGCAGGAGGTGCGGGACGCGGTGGAGCGTCAGGCCCGGGCCGCGAAGCGGGGGGACATCGTGCTGTCGGCGCTCGGGAGCCGGGGCGCGGTGCTGCGGATCGACTCCCTGGAGGAGGCGTGGCCCTTCGTCGCGGAGTTCGCGCCGGAGCACCTGTTGATCGCGACGGCGACGGCCGAGGACGACCTGTCGAAGGTGCGCAACGCGGGCACGGTGTTCGTGGGCCAGCGCGCGTCGGTGGCCTTCGGGGACTACCTGACGGGCGCCAACCACGTCCTGCCCACGGCGGGGCTCGCGCGGGCCTATTCGGGGCTGAGCGTGCTGGACTTCTACCGGTGGACGACGTGGCAGCGCGTGACGCCGGAAGCCGCGGCGGCGATGGCGGACGACGTGGGAGCACTTGCGGACAGCGAGGGCCTCTTCGCCCACGCGGACGCGGCGCGGGCCTGGAGGTTGCCGTGA
- a CDS encoding pyridoxal phosphate-dependent aminotransferase: MIPFRDTYRDIPLYSPARKRCRVDLSDNTNLFGAPPSAERVLREEGLQSLARYPASYAPDLKRAVAAYAGVAVENVTTGCGSDDVIDCALRAFLEPGDAVAFPDPTFVMVPLFARLSALRPVPVPLRPDLALDVDGLLATGAKLLYVCTPNNPTGTVASRAALERLVDRAPGVVVIDQAYVEFTRGGDFLDLARTRPNVLVTRTMSKAFGLAGLRVGWGVGAPSLVAEVEKARGPYKHTALGEAVAVSALTEDTAWMEACAAEAVENRERLRGGLRVLGLEPLPSEANFLLVPVPEARRVGEAMRERNVNVRVFEGLAGVGDALRIGSAPWPLMATALKALQEAL; this comes from the coding sequence GTGATTCCCTTCCGCGACACGTACCGGGACATCCCCCTGTATTCCCCCGCGAGGAAGCGCTGCCGGGTGGACCTGAGCGACAACACCAACCTCTTCGGCGCCCCGCCGTCGGCGGAGCGCGTGCTGCGCGAGGAGGGGCTCCAGTCCCTGGCGCGCTACCCTGCGAGCTACGCGCCGGACCTGAAGCGCGCCGTGGCCGCCTATGCGGGCGTCGCGGTGGAGAACGTGACGACGGGGTGCGGCTCGGATGACGTCATCGACTGCGCGCTGCGCGCGTTCCTGGAGCCGGGGGACGCGGTGGCGTTCCCGGATCCGACCTTCGTGATGGTGCCGCTGTTCGCCCGGCTGAGCGCGCTGCGGCCGGTGCCGGTGCCCTTGCGGCCGGACCTGGCGCTGGATGTGGACGGGCTGCTCGCGACGGGCGCGAAGCTGCTCTACGTCTGCACGCCCAACAACCCCACGGGCACGGTGGCCTCGCGCGCGGCGCTGGAGCGGCTGGTGGACCGGGCCCCGGGGGTGGTGGTCATCGACCAGGCCTACGTGGAGTTCACCCGGGGAGGGGACTTCCTGGACCTGGCGCGCACGCGGCCCAACGTGCTGGTGACGCGCACGATGTCCAAGGCGTTCGGCCTGGCCGGCCTGCGGGTGGGCTGGGGGGTGGGGGCCCCTTCGCTGGTGGCGGAGGTGGAGAAGGCCCGGGGGCCGTACAAGCACACGGCGCTGGGCGAGGCCGTGGCGGTGTCCGCGCTCACGGAGGACACCGCGTGGATGGAGGCCTGCGCGGCGGAGGCGGTGGAGAACCGCGAGCGGCTGCGCGGTGGGTTGAGGGTGCTGGGCCTGGAGCCCCTGCCCTCGGAAGCGAACTTCCTCCTCGTCCCCGTGCCGGAGGCGCGGCGGGTGGGAGAGGCGATGCGGGAGCGCAACGTGAACGTGCGGGTGTTCGAAGGGCTCGCGGGCGTGGGAGATGCGCTGCGCATCGGCAGCGCTCCCTGGCCCCTGATGGCGACGGCGCTCAAGGCGCTCCAGGAGGCACTGTGA
- the hisH gene encoding imidazole glycerol phosphate synthase subunit HisH, translating to MKRVTLFDYGAGNLHSLAKALVTAPGVEVSVQEDPLRALDTDVLVLPGVGAFGSAAARLAPGRQAMRRALDAGLPCLGICLGMQLLFEESDEGAGLGLGYFQGRVTRLTARQVPQIGWNDVEEDRALESAKLASVYFAHSFVCRAAEPRDVVGWTTHEDDRFPASVRRGKVLGVQFHPEKSSRAGVRFVQAFLAEVAP from the coding sequence GTGAAGCGGGTGACCCTGTTCGACTATGGCGCCGGCAACCTGCACTCGCTGGCGAAGGCCCTCGTCACGGCGCCGGGCGTGGAGGTGAGCGTGCAGGAGGATCCGCTGCGCGCGCTCGACACGGACGTGCTGGTGCTGCCGGGGGTGGGCGCCTTCGGCTCGGCGGCGGCGCGGCTGGCCCCGGGGCGCCAGGCGATGCGCCGGGCGCTGGACGCGGGCCTGCCCTGCCTGGGCATCTGCCTGGGCATGCAGCTGCTCTTCGAGGAGAGCGACGAGGGGGCGGGCCTGGGCCTGGGCTACTTCCAGGGCCGGGTGACGCGGCTGACCGCGCGGCAGGTTCCGCAGATTGGCTGGAACGACGTGGAGGAGGACCGGGCGCTGGAGTCCGCGAAGCTGGCCTCCGTGTACTTCGCGCACAGCTTCGTCTGCCGCGCGGCGGAGCCCCGGGACGTCGTGGGCTGGACGACCCATGAGGATGACCGGTTCCCCGCCTCGGTCCGGCGCGGGAAGGTGCTGGGCGTGCAGTTCCATCCGGAGAAGTCCTCGCGCGCGGGCGTGCGCTTCGTGCAGGCGTTCCTGGCGGAGGTGGCGCCGTGA
- a CDS encoding HisA/HisF-related TIM barrel protein produces MIAIPAIDLREGACVQLVGGSYAEERVRVNDPLDALKQWLALGFRTFHVVDLDAALGKGSNAEVVTRLVSHAPGLTFTVGGGVRDGARVEAVLAAGASSVVVGTRAIEDLAWLTDVTARFPGRVVVAADVKGREVVTRGWTSGSARDIRDVLAALEPLPLGGMLVTAVHKEGQLEGVDLPLMEEVARTGRHRLYASGGVTTLEDLRALAKVGAHGAVVGMALYTGRLDARAVAQEFAE; encoded by the coding sequence GTGATCGCCATTCCGGCCATCGACCTGCGGGAGGGCGCGTGCGTGCAGCTCGTGGGGGGCTCCTACGCGGAGGAGCGCGTTCGCGTGAATGATCCGCTGGACGCACTGAAGCAGTGGCTGGCCCTGGGCTTCCGCACGTTCCACGTCGTGGACCTGGACGCGGCGCTGGGCAAGGGCTCCAACGCGGAGGTGGTCACGCGGCTGGTGTCGCACGCGCCGGGCCTCACCTTCACGGTGGGCGGCGGCGTGCGCGACGGCGCGCGGGTGGAGGCGGTGCTCGCGGCGGGGGCCTCGTCGGTCGTCGTGGGCACGCGCGCCATTGAAGACCTCGCGTGGCTCACCGACGTCACCGCGCGCTTCCCGGGGCGGGTGGTGGTGGCCGCGGACGTGAAGGGGCGGGAGGTGGTGACGCGTGGCTGGACGTCGGGCAGCGCCCGGGACATCCGCGACGTGCTGGCCGCGCTGGAGCCGCTGCCGCTGGGCGGGATGCTCGTGACGGCGGTGCACAAGGAAGGGCAGCTGGAGGGCGTGGACCTGCCCCTGATGGAGGAGGTGGCTCGCACGGGTCGGCACCGGCTCTACGCGTCCGGGGGCGTGACGACCCTGGAGGACCTGCGCGCGCTGGCGAAGGTGGGCGCGCACGGGGCGGTGGTGGGTATGGCGCTGTACACGGGACGACTGGACGCGCGCGCGGTCGCGCAGGAGTTCGCGGAATGA
- a CDS encoding imidazoleglycerol-phosphate dehydratase produces MSTGTSTRVVRETKETKVTVELARGSGAARVDTGLKFFDHMLATFARYAGLELTLHARGDLRHHLMEDVAITLGTAVQRVVPATAARYGERTVPMDDALVQACLDAGGRFYYRGPLKNRLYEHWMRSFCEHSRITLHLRVLRGRDSHHLTEAAFKALGLALRDAMVDSGVVFSMKGSVSLEVT; encoded by the coding sequence ATGAGCACGGGCACGAGCACGCGGGTCGTCCGGGAGACGAAAGAGACGAAGGTCACGGTGGAGCTGGCGCGCGGTTCGGGGGCGGCCCGGGTGGACACGGGCCTGAAGTTCTTCGACCACATGCTCGCCACCTTCGCGCGCTACGCGGGGTTGGAGCTGACGCTGCACGCGCGGGGCGACCTGCGCCACCACCTGATGGAGGACGTGGCCATCACGCTGGGCACCGCGGTGCAGCGCGTGGTGCCGGCCACGGCGGCGCGCTACGGCGAGCGCACCGTGCCCATGGACGACGCGCTGGTGCAGGCGTGCCTGGACGCGGGCGGGCGCTTCTACTACCGGGGGCCGCTGAAGAACCGGCTGTATGAGCACTGGATGCGCTCGTTCTGCGAGCACTCGCGCATCACGCTGCACCTGCGCGTGCTGCGCGGCCGGGACAGCCACCACCTCACCGAGGCGGCCTTCAAGGCCCTGGGGCTCGCGCTGCGCGACGCCATGGTGGACTCCGGCGTCGTCTTCAGCATGAAGGGCAGTGTCTCCCTGGAGGTGACGTGA
- the hisF gene encoding imidazole glycerol phosphate synthase subunit HisF: protein MLSRRLIVCLDVKGGRVVKGVQFEGLRDVGDPVALALRYEEEGADEVTFLDISASAEERETLWDLVQRTAERLFIPLTVGGGVRTVDDVARALRAGADKVSINSAAVATPELLTGCAERFGAQCVVASIDAKRDGAGYRVYTHGGRRPTDLDAVAWARECVRRGAGEVLLTSIDRDGARTGYDLGLTREVADAVDVPVIASGGAGRAEHVREALTLGGADAALVAGILHDGVTTVGALKSLLRDSGLPIRSTT from the coding sequence ATGCTCAGCCGACGGCTCATCGTCTGCCTGGACGTGAAGGGAGGGCGCGTGGTGAAGGGCGTCCAGTTCGAGGGGCTGCGCGACGTGGGCGACCCCGTGGCGCTGGCGCTGCGCTACGAGGAGGAGGGCGCGGACGAGGTGACGTTCCTGGACATCTCCGCGAGCGCGGAGGAGCGCGAGACGCTGTGGGACCTGGTCCAGCGCACGGCGGAGCGCCTGTTCATCCCGCTCACCGTGGGCGGGGGCGTGCGCACGGTGGACGACGTGGCCCGGGCGCTCCGGGCCGGCGCGGACAAGGTGAGCATCAACTCCGCGGCGGTGGCCACGCCGGAGCTGCTCACCGGCTGCGCGGAGCGCTTCGGCGCCCAGTGCGTGGTGGCGAGCATCGACGCGAAGCGGGACGGCGCCGGCTACCGCGTCTACACGCACGGCGGCCGTCGCCCCACGGATCTGGACGCGGTGGCCTGGGCGAGGGAGTGCGTGCGGCGCGGCGCGGGCGAGGTGCTGCTCACCAGCATCGACCGTGACGGCGCGCGCACGGGCTACGACCTGGGCCTGACGCGCGAGGTGGCGGACGCGGTGGACGTGCCCGTCATCGCCTCCGGCGGCGCCGGCCGCGCGGAGCACGTCCGCGAGGCGCTGACGCTGGGCGGAGCGGACGCCGCCCTGGTGGCGGGCATCCTCCACGACGGCGTCACCACCGTGGGCGCCCTCAAATCCCTGCTGCGTGACAGCGGCCTTCCCATCCGGAGCACGACATGA
- the hisN gene encoding histidinol-phosphatase: MSVDPRDLMEAAADVARKAGDVALGFFRGGIAVDIKSDGTPVTVADRTAEWTARQWLEERFPQDGLLGEEFGETRPGARRRWILDPIDGTKTFIRGVPLWGTLVAVAEGERILAGAAYFPAVNELLVASPGLGCFWNGTAARVSTQDSLSQAVVLSTDERFLQSPTKGAAWRELSRQAALCRTWGDCYGYLLVATGRAEVMVDEGLSPWDAAALQPIIEEAGGVFTDWKGSRTAFGGDGIATNAALAARVRDVLGAGGRP, from the coding sequence ATGAGTGTGGACCCCCGAGACCTGATGGAGGCCGCCGCCGACGTGGCGCGCAAGGCCGGTGACGTGGCGCTGGGCTTCTTCCGCGGCGGTATCGCCGTGGACATCAAGAGCGACGGAACCCCCGTGACGGTGGCGGATCGCACCGCCGAGTGGACCGCCCGCCAGTGGCTGGAGGAGCGCTTCCCCCAGGACGGCCTCCTGGGCGAGGAGTTCGGTGAGACGCGGCCGGGCGCGCGGCGCCGCTGGATCTTGGATCCCATCGACGGGACGAAGACCTTCATCCGGGGCGTGCCGCTGTGGGGCACGCTGGTGGCGGTGGCGGAGGGCGAGCGCATCCTCGCGGGCGCGGCGTACTTCCCGGCCGTGAACGAGTTGCTCGTCGCCTCCCCGGGCCTCGGCTGCTTCTGGAACGGCACCGCCGCGCGCGTGTCGACCCAGGATTCGCTGTCCCAGGCCGTGGTGCTGAGCACCGACGAGCGCTTCCTCCAGAGCCCCACGAAGGGCGCGGCCTGGCGGGAGCTGTCGCGGCAGGCGGCGCTGTGCCGCACCTGGGGCGACTGCTACGGCTACCTGCTGGTCGCCACCGGGCGCGCGGAGGTCATGGTGGATGAGGGCCTGTCGCCCTGGGACGCGGCGGCGCTGCAACCCATCATCGAGGAGGCCGGCGGCGTGTTCACCGACTGGAAGGGGAGCCGCACGGCGTTCGGCGGCGACGGCATCGCCACCAACGCGGCGCTGGCGGCGCGCGTGCGCGACGTGCTGGGCGCGGGAGGCAGGCCGTGA
- the hisIE gene encoding bifunctional phosphoribosyl-AMP cyclohydrolase/phosphoribosyl-ATP diphosphatase HisIE, translated as MKLDVAALNFDKGQGLVTVVTQDARTGDVLMVAHADREALERTLSTGEMHYRSRTRGLWHKGATSGNTQKVVSLRADCDGDAVLARVEKAGPACHTGEETCFGEGRWDALAHLDATLAARADDSARDGAKASYTRRLLDDRNLRLKKLGEEAAELVTACADADPPRAAEEAADLLYHLLVAIRPLGLTLEDVKTVLAARAQPSKG; from the coding sequence GTGAAGCTGGACGTGGCGGCGTTGAACTTCGACAAGGGCCAGGGGCTGGTGACGGTGGTGACGCAGGATGCGCGCACCGGCGACGTCCTGATGGTGGCGCACGCGGACCGCGAAGCCCTGGAGCGCACGCTCTCCACGGGAGAAATGCACTACCGCTCCCGCACGCGCGGCCTCTGGCACAAGGGCGCCACCAGCGGGAACACCCAGAAGGTCGTGTCCCTGCGCGCGGACTGCGACGGCGACGCGGTGCTCGCGCGCGTGGAGAAGGCCGGCCCCGCGTGCCACACCGGCGAGGAGACCTGCTTCGGTGAGGGCCGCTGGGACGCGCTCGCGCACCTGGACGCGACGCTCGCGGCCCGCGCGGATGACTCCGCCCGTGACGGAGCGAAGGCCAGCTACACGCGCCGGCTGCTGGACGACCGGAACCTGCGCCTGAAGAAGCTGGGCGAAGAGGCCGCGGAGCTGGTGACGGCCTGCGCGGATGCGGATCCACCCCGGGCCGCGGAGGAGGCAGCCGACCTGCTCTACCACCTGCTCGTCGCCATCCGCCCGCTGGGGCTCACGCTGGAGGACGTGAAGACCGTGCTGGCGGCCCGCGCACAGCCCTCCAAGGGCTGA
- a CDS encoding DofB protein gives MTSTYQSELIDRVFFSRWHNPPTKDDVAAIMAQMEEATQRLGTNVLYIASISPKAKVPDATERAHLNQMVAEGRRFCEQSWLVYEGTDLQHNLQRVIISGVLILTRTFDNYLSVAKSADAIVKDVSTALKRDASGIFKTARERGLIA, from the coding sequence GTGACTTCCACGTACCAATCCGAACTCATCGACCGCGTGTTCTTCTCTCGTTGGCACAACCCGCCGACGAAGGACGACGTCGCGGCCATCATGGCGCAGATGGAGGAGGCGACCCAGCGGCTGGGGACGAACGTGCTGTACATCGCCTCCATCAGCCCCAAGGCCAAGGTTCCGGACGCGACCGAGCGCGCGCACCTGAACCAGATGGTGGCCGAGGGCCGACGGTTCTGTGAGCAGTCCTGGCTGGTGTACGAGGGCACGGACCTGCAGCACAACCTCCAGCGAGTCATCATCTCGGGCGTGCTCATCCTCACGCGCACGTTCGACAACTACCTGTCGGTCGCCAAGTCGGCGGACGCCATCGTGAAGGACGTCTCCACCGCGCTGAAGCGCGACGCGTCCGGCATCTTCAAGACCGCGCGCGAGCGTGGCCTCATCGCCTGA
- the lpdA gene encoding dihydrolipoyl dehydrogenase — MAETFDLVIIGSGPGGYVGAIRAAQLGLKTAIIEKDKRLGGTCLHRGCIPTKSLLWTASLFHHIKEAADFGIDTANPTVNWANAQKHKDKVVTKGANGIDFLMKKNKITVVKGHGRISGKGKVEVTAEDGSKQTLETKNIIIATGSVPKSLPNVQVDHKRVMNSDSILTIDRIPKSIIVLGAGAVGCEFASVFNHVGSKTAIVEYMPALLPIEDADVSKELDKIFRRRGIDVHTGAKVEKVEHTADGVKVTMTVGSETKTLEAEILLSAVGRSPVTEDVGLNKTAVQTDRGFIKVDAQCRTSEPNVYAIGDVIPTPMLAHMASAECVMVVEHIAGKNPAPINYDLTPSATYCYPEVASVGLTEKKAKERGYDVKVGIAPFGAVTKSAISNESIGMIKIVSDRKYDEVLGIHIIGPHATELLAEACVAMKLEITTEELAHTIHAHPTLSEIMHEGAEATLGHPLHF; from the coding sequence GTGGCTGAGACTTTCGACTTGGTGATCATCGGCTCGGGTCCTGGCGGCTATGTGGGCGCCATCCGCGCGGCCCAGCTCGGGCTGAAGACGGCCATCATCGAGAAGGACAAGCGCCTGGGCGGCACCTGTCTGCATCGCGGCTGCATCCCGACGAAGTCGCTGCTGTGGACCGCGTCGCTCTTCCACCACATCAAGGAAGCGGCGGACTTCGGCATCGACACGGCCAACCCCACCGTCAACTGGGCCAACGCCCAGAAGCACAAGGACAAGGTCGTCACCAAGGGTGCCAACGGCATCGACTTCCTGATGAAGAAGAACAAGATCACGGTCGTGAAGGGCCATGGTCGCATCAGCGGGAAGGGCAAGGTGGAGGTGACGGCGGAGGACGGCTCCAAGCAGACCCTGGAGACGAAGAACATCATCATCGCCACGGGCTCCGTGCCCAAGTCCCTGCCGAACGTGCAGGTGGACCACAAGCGGGTGATGAACAGTGACTCCATCCTGACCATCGACCGCATCCCCAAGAGCATCATCGTCCTGGGCGCGGGCGCGGTGGGCTGCGAGTTCGCCTCCGTGTTCAACCACGTGGGCAGCAAGACGGCCATCGTGGAGTACATGCCGGCGCTCCTCCCCATCGAGGACGCGGACGTGTCCAAGGAGCTGGACAAGATCTTCCGCCGCCGCGGCATCGACGTGCACACCGGCGCCAAGGTGGAGAAGGTGGAGCACACGGCGGACGGCGTGAAGGTCACCATGACGGTGGGCTCGGAGACCAAGACGCTGGAGGCCGAAATCCTCCTGTCCGCGGTGGGCCGCTCGCCCGTCACGGAGGACGTGGGCCTCAACAAGACGGCCGTGCAGACCGACCGCGGCTTCATCAAGGTCGACGCGCAGTGCCGCACCAGCGAGCCCAACGTCTACGCCATCGGGGACGTCATCCCCACGCCCATGCTGGCGCACATGGCCAGCGCCGAGTGCGTGATGGTGGTGGAGCACATCGCCGGGAAGAACCCCGCGCCCATCAACTACGACCTCACGCCGTCGGCCACCTACTGCTACCCGGAGGTCGCGTCGGTGGGCCTCACGGAGAAGAAGGCCAAGGAGCGCGGCTACGACGTGAAGGTGGGCATCGCCCCCTTCGGCGCCGTCACCAAGTCGGCCATCTCCAACGAGTCGATCGGCATGATCAAGATCGTCTCCGACCGCAAGTACGACGAGGTGCTGGGCATCCACATCATCGGGCCGCACGCCACGGAGCTGCTCGCCGAGGCCTGCGTCGCCATGAAGCTGGAGATCACCACCGAGGAGCTGGCGCACACCATCCACGCGCACCCGACGCTCTCGGAGATCATGCACGAGGGCGCCGAGGCCACGCTGGGCCACCCGCTGCACTTCTAG
- a CDS encoding helix-turn-helix transcriptional regulator has translation MHLLMRLQSRPHSTVGALARELQVSSRTVHRDLDALSGAGIPVYATRGAAGGVALMEGWRTQLTGLTRPELQALATVGAPGALEDLGLSAPLRTGMVKLAAALPALQQPALEHARQRLLVDASGWFTGREPVPHLGALRDAAWQDRRVSLSYQDFDGASTRRVVDPYALVIKADRWYLVAGTDKGPRVFRGARIGGVRLRPQGFTRPAKFDLPAFWKDWCARFAVERPRYDVTLRFTAEGEAALRKLRPPADGERLTKAPAARGGKREATLDFERESIAVSQLCEIGAGVEVLAPESLRRRLAALAASLQALYGGPRTAPGRRARRAR, from the coding sequence GTGCACCTGCTGATGCGCCTGCAATCCCGCCCCCACAGCACCGTGGGGGCGCTGGCCCGGGAGCTCCAGGTGTCCAGCCGCACCGTGCACCGCGACCTGGACGCGCTGTCCGGCGCGGGCATCCCCGTGTACGCCACGCGCGGCGCGGCGGGCGGCGTGGCGCTGATGGAGGGCTGGCGCACGCAGCTCACCGGACTCACGCGCCCGGAGCTCCAGGCGCTGGCCACGGTGGGCGCGCCAGGCGCCCTGGAGGACCTGGGCCTGTCCGCGCCCCTGCGCACGGGCATGGTGAAGCTGGCGGCGGCGCTCCCCGCCCTCCAGCAGCCGGCGCTGGAGCACGCGCGTCAGCGGCTGCTCGTGGACGCGTCCGGGTGGTTCACCGGCCGCGAGCCCGTCCCCCACCTGGGCGCGCTGCGCGACGCGGCCTGGCAGGACCGGCGCGTGTCGCTGAGCTACCAGGACTTCGACGGGGCCAGCACCCGCCGCGTGGTGGATCCGTACGCGCTCGTCATCAAGGCGGACCGCTGGTACCTGGTCGCCGGGACGGACAAGGGCCCCCGCGTCTTCCGGGGCGCACGCATCGGGGGCGTGCGGCTGCGGCCCCAGGGCTTCACCCGCCCCGCGAAGTTCGACCTGCCCGCGTTCTGGAAGGACTGGTGCGCGAGGTTCGCCGTCGAGCGGCCCCGCTACGACGTCACGCTGCGCTTCACGGCGGAAGGGGAAGCCGCGCTGCGCAAGCTGCGTCCCCCGGCCGACGGTGAGCGCCTGACCAAGGCGCCCGCGGCACGCGGAGGGAAGCGCGAGGCGACCCTGGACTTCGAGCGGGAGTCCATCGCGGTCTCCCAGCTGTGCGAAATCGGGGCGGGCGTGGAGGTGCTCGCCCCGGAGTCGCTGCGACGACGGCTGGCCGCGCTGGCGGCCTCACTCCAGGCGCTCTACGGCGGCCCCAGGACGGCTCCGGGCCGCCGTGCGCGCCGCGCCCGCTAG